A DNA window from Brassica napus cultivar Da-Ae chromosome A4, Da-Ae, whole genome shotgun sequence contains the following coding sequences:
- the LOC106448504 gene encoding histone-lysine N-methyltransferase CLF isoform X1, protein MASGASPSSSATRSDPHKHSTTSQAEKRAPASKEVSAVIDSLKKKLAADRCISIKRRIDENKKNVRGITQSTMRSCMERGGGSYKDGSDLLVKRQRDSPGMKSGVNASDADKSNNHSSFLEDGNASSTTMVQGSSVPVKISLRPIKMPDVKRLSPYTTWVFLDRNQRMTEDQSVVGRRRIYYDQTGGEALICSDSEEEAIDEEDEKRAFLEPEDFIIRMTLDQLGLSDSVLEELANFLSRSSSEIKARYEVLMKEKEVSESGDNQAESSLLNKDMDGALDSFDNLFCRRCLVFDCRLHGCSQDLIFPAEKPAPWTPPVDENLTCGANCYKTLLKSNRIPANGTTEDKTGTSSDGAGTKTTSKFSGKLNRKKTKTFPSESASSNEKCTPETSDSENGVQQDTNPEKVSSSSKVKASGRRGGRKRNNNRVAERVSRRTQKRQKKSEASDTDSIATGSRSASDAKHKDNEDATSSSQKHVKSGSSKNSRKNDTPVDDSKNSVKGDDPFSQSNAVASEPCSDGSLRKEEFVGENVCPGGLSEDKSWRPLEKSLFQKGVEIFGMNSCMIARNLLCGLKSCWEVFQYMTCSENKASFFGGDALNPDGSSKFDINGNMTNNQVRRRSRFLRRRGKVRRLKYTWKSAAYHSIRKRSTDKKDQPCRQFNPCNCKTACGKECTCLLNGTCCEKYCGCPKSCKNRFRGCHCAKSQCRSRQCPCFAADRECDPDVCRNCWVIGGDGTLGVPSQRGDNYECRNMKLLLKQQQRVLLGISDVSGWGAFLKNSVSKHEYLGEYTGELISHKEADKRGKIYDRENSSFLFNLNDQFVLDAYRKGDKLKFANHSPEPNCYAKVIMVAGDHRVGIFAKERILAGEELFYDYRYEPDRAPAWARKPEASGSKKDENVTPSVGRPKKVA, encoded by the exons ATGGCGTCGGGAGCTTCGCCTTCTTCTTCCGCCACCAGATCGGACCCGCACAAGCACTCTACG ACATCTCAGGCGGAGAAGAGAGCTCCAGCGTCTAAGGAAGTTTCAGCAGTGATAGATTCGCTTAAGAAGAAGCTCGCAGCTGATCGGTGTATCTCAATTAAG AGAAGGATTGATGAGAACAAGAAGAATGTGCGTGGCATCACTCAATCCACTATGAGGTCGTGTATGGAGAGAGGAGGCGGTAGCTATAAAGACGGTAGTGATCTCTTGGTTAAGAGGCAAAGAGATTCGCCTGGTATGAAAAGCGGAGTCAATGCAAGTGATGCTGATAAGAGCAACAACCATAGCAGCTTCTTAGAAGATGGGAATGCTAGTTCAACAACCATGGTTCAAGGGTCTAGTGTCCCTGTTAAGATTTCCTTGCGGCCGATCAAAATGCCTGATGTTAAACGTTTGTCGCCTTATACCACATGGGTTTTTCTGGATAG GAATCAAAGAATGACTGAAGACCAGTCTGTTGTGGGTCGGAGGAGAATCTATTATGACCAAACCGGCGGGGAAGCACTCATTTGCAGTGATAGTGAAGAGGAGGCTATTGACGAGGAAGATGAAAAAAGAGCTTTTCTGGAGCCTGAAGATTTTATTATTCG CATGACCCTTGACCAACTAGGTCTTTCAGACTCTGTCTTGGAGGAACTAGCAAATTTCTTGTCCAGAAGCTCTAGTGAAATAAAG GCAAGATATGAAGTGCTTATGAAGGAAAAAGAAGTTTCAGAGAGTGGCGATAATCAAGCAGAGAGTTCTCTTCTTAACAAAGATATGGATGGAGCTTTGGATTCTTTCGACAACCTGTTCTGCCGTCGATGCCTT GTGTTTGATTGCCGGCTGCACGGGTGTTCGCAGGATCTTATATTTCCT GCTGAGAAACCAGCTCCATGGACTCCTCCTGTGGATGAAAATCTAACCTGTGGCGCAAACTGCTATAAAACG CTTCTCAAATCTAATAGAATTCCAGCTAATGGCACCACTGAAGATAAAACTGGCACTTCATCAGATGGTGCGGGTACTAAAACCACATCCAAGTTCTCCGGCAAActtaataggaaaaaaacaaaaaccttcCCTAGCGAAAGCGCTTCGTCTAATGAAAAATGCACGCCGGAAACAAGCGACTCAGAGAACGGCGTTCAGCAGGATACCAATCCTGAGAAAGTTTCATCGTCATCAAAGGTGAAGGCTAGTGGGAGACGTGGAGGTCGTAAGAGGAACAACAACCGAGTTGCTGAGCGAGTTTCTCGTAGGACTCAAAAGAGGCAAAAGAAGTCAGAAGCTTCCGATACTGATTCCATCGCCACTGGGAGTCGTTCAGCAAGCGATGCAAAACATAAAGATAATGAAGATGCTACATCCTCTTCTCAGAAGCATGTAAAATCTGGGAGCTCTAAGAATTCAAGAAAGAATGACACTCCTGTAGATGACTCCAAGAATTCTGTGAAGGGTGACGATCCTTTTTCTCAGTCAAATGCTGTTGCATCTGAACCGTGTAGCGATGGAAGTTTAAGGAAAGAAGAGTTTGTGGGTGAAAACGTATGTCCAGGAGGACTGTCTGAAGATAAATCGTGGAGACCACTTGAGAAAAGCCTTTTCCAAAAAGGTGTTGAGATTTTTGGAATGAATAG CTGCATGATTGCTAGGAACCTTCTGTGTGGTCTCAAGTCGTGTTGGGAGGTCTTCCAATACATGACTTGCTCGGAGAACAAAGCTTCCTTCTTCGGAGGTGATGCATTGAATCCCGACGGCTCTTCCAAGTTTGATATCAATGGAAATATG ACTAATAACCAAGTGCGGAGAAGGTCAAGATTTCTACGTAGAAGAGGCAAAGTGCGCCGCTTGAAGTATACTTGGAAGTCTGCTGCATATCATTCAATTAGGAAAAGAAGTACCGATAAGAAAGACCAGCCGTGCCGTCAATTTAATCCATGCAACTGCAAAACTGCTTGCGGGAAGGAATGTACTTGTTTGCTAAACGGGACTTGCTGCGAGAAGTACTGCGG TTGCCCAAAGAGCTGCAAGAACAGGTTTAGAGGTTGTCATTGTGCCAAAAGCCAGTGTCGGAGCCGTCAATGTCCGTGCTTTGCTGCAGATCGGGAATGTGATCCTGATGTTTGTAGGAATTGCTGGGTCAT TGGTGGGGATGGTACGCTTGGGGTCCCTAGCCAAAGAGGCGATAATTATGAGTGCAGGAATATGAAATTACTCCTGAAACAACAACAAAGG GTTTTACTTGGAATATCTGATGTATCTGGTTGGGGAGCTTTCCTAAAG AACAGTGTAAGTAAACACGAATATCTCGGGGAATACACAGGAGAGCTGATATCACATAAAGAAGCAGATAAACGAGGGAAGATATATGATCGCGAGAATTCCTCTTTTCTCTTTAATCTAAATGATCAG TTTGTGCTAGATGCTTATAGGAAAGGAGACAAACTGAAGTTCGCCAATCATTCCCCTGAACCTAACTGTTACGCAAAG GTCATTATGGTTGCTGGAGATCATAGAGTGGGTATTTTTGCAAAGGAGAGGATATTGGCTGGAGAAGAACTGTTTTATGATTACAGGTATGAGCCAGATCGAGCTCCTGCTTGGGCCAGAAAACCTGAAGCTTCAGGTTCTAAGAAAGATGAGAATGTTACACCTTCTGTTGGTAGACCCAAGAAGGTTGCTTAG
- the LOC106448504 gene encoding histone-lysine N-methyltransferase CLF isoform X2: MASGASPSSSATRSDPHKHSTAEKRAPASKEVSAVIDSLKKKLAADRCISIKRRIDENKKNVRGITQSTMRSCMERGGGSYKDGSDLLVKRQRDSPGMKSGVNASDADKSNNHSSFLEDGNASSTTMVQGSSVPVKISLRPIKMPDVKRLSPYTTWVFLDRNQRMTEDQSVVGRRRIYYDQTGGEALICSDSEEEAIDEEDEKRAFLEPEDFIIRMTLDQLGLSDSVLEELANFLSRSSSEIKARYEVLMKEKEVSESGDNQAESSLLNKDMDGALDSFDNLFCRRCLVFDCRLHGCSQDLIFPAEKPAPWTPPVDENLTCGANCYKTLLKSNRIPANGTTEDKTGTSSDGAGTKTTSKFSGKLNRKKTKTFPSESASSNEKCTPETSDSENGVQQDTNPEKVSSSSKVKASGRRGGRKRNNNRVAERVSRRTQKRQKKSEASDTDSIATGSRSASDAKHKDNEDATSSSQKHVKSGSSKNSRKNDTPVDDSKNSVKGDDPFSQSNAVASEPCSDGSLRKEEFVGENVCPGGLSEDKSWRPLEKSLFQKGVEIFGMNSCMIARNLLCGLKSCWEVFQYMTCSENKASFFGGDALNPDGSSKFDINGNMTNNQVRRRSRFLRRRGKVRRLKYTWKSAAYHSIRKRSTDKKDQPCRQFNPCNCKTACGKECTCLLNGTCCEKYCGCPKSCKNRFRGCHCAKSQCRSRQCPCFAADRECDPDVCRNCWVIGGDGTLGVPSQRGDNYECRNMKLLLKQQQRVLLGISDVSGWGAFLKNSVSKHEYLGEYTGELISHKEADKRGKIYDRENSSFLFNLNDQFVLDAYRKGDKLKFANHSPEPNCYAKVIMVAGDHRVGIFAKERILAGEELFYDYRYEPDRAPAWARKPEASGSKKDENVTPSVGRPKKVA, from the exons ATGGCGTCGGGAGCTTCGCCTTCTTCTTCCGCCACCAGATCGGACCCGCACAAGCACTCTACG GCGGAGAAGAGAGCTCCAGCGTCTAAGGAAGTTTCAGCAGTGATAGATTCGCTTAAGAAGAAGCTCGCAGCTGATCGGTGTATCTCAATTAAG AGAAGGATTGATGAGAACAAGAAGAATGTGCGTGGCATCACTCAATCCACTATGAGGTCGTGTATGGAGAGAGGAGGCGGTAGCTATAAAGACGGTAGTGATCTCTTGGTTAAGAGGCAAAGAGATTCGCCTGGTATGAAAAGCGGAGTCAATGCAAGTGATGCTGATAAGAGCAACAACCATAGCAGCTTCTTAGAAGATGGGAATGCTAGTTCAACAACCATGGTTCAAGGGTCTAGTGTCCCTGTTAAGATTTCCTTGCGGCCGATCAAAATGCCTGATGTTAAACGTTTGTCGCCTTATACCACATGGGTTTTTCTGGATAG GAATCAAAGAATGACTGAAGACCAGTCTGTTGTGGGTCGGAGGAGAATCTATTATGACCAAACCGGCGGGGAAGCACTCATTTGCAGTGATAGTGAAGAGGAGGCTATTGACGAGGAAGATGAAAAAAGAGCTTTTCTGGAGCCTGAAGATTTTATTATTCG CATGACCCTTGACCAACTAGGTCTTTCAGACTCTGTCTTGGAGGAACTAGCAAATTTCTTGTCCAGAAGCTCTAGTGAAATAAAG GCAAGATATGAAGTGCTTATGAAGGAAAAAGAAGTTTCAGAGAGTGGCGATAATCAAGCAGAGAGTTCTCTTCTTAACAAAGATATGGATGGAGCTTTGGATTCTTTCGACAACCTGTTCTGCCGTCGATGCCTT GTGTTTGATTGCCGGCTGCACGGGTGTTCGCAGGATCTTATATTTCCT GCTGAGAAACCAGCTCCATGGACTCCTCCTGTGGATGAAAATCTAACCTGTGGCGCAAACTGCTATAAAACG CTTCTCAAATCTAATAGAATTCCAGCTAATGGCACCACTGAAGATAAAACTGGCACTTCATCAGATGGTGCGGGTACTAAAACCACATCCAAGTTCTCCGGCAAActtaataggaaaaaaacaaaaaccttcCCTAGCGAAAGCGCTTCGTCTAATGAAAAATGCACGCCGGAAACAAGCGACTCAGAGAACGGCGTTCAGCAGGATACCAATCCTGAGAAAGTTTCATCGTCATCAAAGGTGAAGGCTAGTGGGAGACGTGGAGGTCGTAAGAGGAACAACAACCGAGTTGCTGAGCGAGTTTCTCGTAGGACTCAAAAGAGGCAAAAGAAGTCAGAAGCTTCCGATACTGATTCCATCGCCACTGGGAGTCGTTCAGCAAGCGATGCAAAACATAAAGATAATGAAGATGCTACATCCTCTTCTCAGAAGCATGTAAAATCTGGGAGCTCTAAGAATTCAAGAAAGAATGACACTCCTGTAGATGACTCCAAGAATTCTGTGAAGGGTGACGATCCTTTTTCTCAGTCAAATGCTGTTGCATCTGAACCGTGTAGCGATGGAAGTTTAAGGAAAGAAGAGTTTGTGGGTGAAAACGTATGTCCAGGAGGACTGTCTGAAGATAAATCGTGGAGACCACTTGAGAAAAGCCTTTTCCAAAAAGGTGTTGAGATTTTTGGAATGAATAG CTGCATGATTGCTAGGAACCTTCTGTGTGGTCTCAAGTCGTGTTGGGAGGTCTTCCAATACATGACTTGCTCGGAGAACAAAGCTTCCTTCTTCGGAGGTGATGCATTGAATCCCGACGGCTCTTCCAAGTTTGATATCAATGGAAATATG ACTAATAACCAAGTGCGGAGAAGGTCAAGATTTCTACGTAGAAGAGGCAAAGTGCGCCGCTTGAAGTATACTTGGAAGTCTGCTGCATATCATTCAATTAGGAAAAGAAGTACCGATAAGAAAGACCAGCCGTGCCGTCAATTTAATCCATGCAACTGCAAAACTGCTTGCGGGAAGGAATGTACTTGTTTGCTAAACGGGACTTGCTGCGAGAAGTACTGCGG TTGCCCAAAGAGCTGCAAGAACAGGTTTAGAGGTTGTCATTGTGCCAAAAGCCAGTGTCGGAGCCGTCAATGTCCGTGCTTTGCTGCAGATCGGGAATGTGATCCTGATGTTTGTAGGAATTGCTGGGTCAT TGGTGGGGATGGTACGCTTGGGGTCCCTAGCCAAAGAGGCGATAATTATGAGTGCAGGAATATGAAATTACTCCTGAAACAACAACAAAGG GTTTTACTTGGAATATCTGATGTATCTGGTTGGGGAGCTTTCCTAAAG AACAGTGTAAGTAAACACGAATATCTCGGGGAATACACAGGAGAGCTGATATCACATAAAGAAGCAGATAAACGAGGGAAGATATATGATCGCGAGAATTCCTCTTTTCTCTTTAATCTAAATGATCAG TTTGTGCTAGATGCTTATAGGAAAGGAGACAAACTGAAGTTCGCCAATCATTCCCCTGAACCTAACTGTTACGCAAAG GTCATTATGGTTGCTGGAGATCATAGAGTGGGTATTTTTGCAAAGGAGAGGATATTGGCTGGAGAAGAACTGTTTTATGATTACAGGTATGAGCCAGATCGAGCTCCTGCTTGGGCCAGAAAACCTGAAGCTTCAGGTTCTAAGAAAGATGAGAATGTTACACCTTCTGTTGGTAGACCCAAGAAGGTTGCTTAG
- the LOC106448504 gene encoding histone-lysine N-methyltransferase CLF isoform X3 has translation MNTEHLIQARYEVLMKEKEVSESGDNQAESSLLNKDMDGALDSFDNLFCRRCLVFDCRLHGCSQDLIFPAEKPAPWTPPVDENLTCGANCYKTLLKSNRIPANGTTEDKTGTSSDGAGTKTTSKFSGKLNRKKTKTFPSESASSNEKCTPETSDSENGVQQDTNPEKVSSSSKVKASGRRGGRKRNNNRVAERVSRRTQKRQKKSEASDTDSIATGSRSASDAKHKDNEDATSSSQKHVKSGSSKNSRKNDTPVDDSKNSVKGDDPFSQSNAVASEPCSDGSLRKEEFVGENVCPGGLSEDKSWRPLEKSLFQKGVEIFGMNSCMIARNLLCGLKSCWEVFQYMTCSENKASFFGGDALNPDGSSKFDINGNMTNNQVRRRSRFLRRRGKVRRLKYTWKSAAYHSIRKRSTDKKDQPCRQFNPCNCKTACGKECTCLLNGTCCEKYCGCPKSCKNRFRGCHCAKSQCRSRQCPCFAADRECDPDVCRNCWVIGGDGTLGVPSQRGDNYECRNMKLLLKQQQRVLLGISDVSGWGAFLKNSVSKHEYLGEYTGELISHKEADKRGKIYDRENSSFLFNLNDQFVLDAYRKGDKLKFANHSPEPNCYAKVIMVAGDHRVGIFAKERILAGEELFYDYRYEPDRAPAWARKPEASGSKKDENVTPSVGRPKKVA, from the exons ATGAACACCGAACATCTTATACAGGCAAGATATGAAGTGCTTATGAAGGAAAAAGAAGTTTCAGAGAGTGGCGATAATCAAGCAGAGAGTTCTCTTCTTAACAAAGATATGGATGGAGCTTTGGATTCTTTCGACAACCTGTTCTGCCGTCGATGCCTT GTGTTTGATTGCCGGCTGCACGGGTGTTCGCAGGATCTTATATTTCCT GCTGAGAAACCAGCTCCATGGACTCCTCCTGTGGATGAAAATCTAACCTGTGGCGCAAACTGCTATAAAACG CTTCTCAAATCTAATAGAATTCCAGCTAATGGCACCACTGAAGATAAAACTGGCACTTCATCAGATGGTGCGGGTACTAAAACCACATCCAAGTTCTCCGGCAAActtaataggaaaaaaacaaaaaccttcCCTAGCGAAAGCGCTTCGTCTAATGAAAAATGCACGCCGGAAACAAGCGACTCAGAGAACGGCGTTCAGCAGGATACCAATCCTGAGAAAGTTTCATCGTCATCAAAGGTGAAGGCTAGTGGGAGACGTGGAGGTCGTAAGAGGAACAACAACCGAGTTGCTGAGCGAGTTTCTCGTAGGACTCAAAAGAGGCAAAAGAAGTCAGAAGCTTCCGATACTGATTCCATCGCCACTGGGAGTCGTTCAGCAAGCGATGCAAAACATAAAGATAATGAAGATGCTACATCCTCTTCTCAGAAGCATGTAAAATCTGGGAGCTCTAAGAATTCAAGAAAGAATGACACTCCTGTAGATGACTCCAAGAATTCTGTGAAGGGTGACGATCCTTTTTCTCAGTCAAATGCTGTTGCATCTGAACCGTGTAGCGATGGAAGTTTAAGGAAAGAAGAGTTTGTGGGTGAAAACGTATGTCCAGGAGGACTGTCTGAAGATAAATCGTGGAGACCACTTGAGAAAAGCCTTTTCCAAAAAGGTGTTGAGATTTTTGGAATGAATAG CTGCATGATTGCTAGGAACCTTCTGTGTGGTCTCAAGTCGTGTTGGGAGGTCTTCCAATACATGACTTGCTCGGAGAACAAAGCTTCCTTCTTCGGAGGTGATGCATTGAATCCCGACGGCTCTTCCAAGTTTGATATCAATGGAAATATG ACTAATAACCAAGTGCGGAGAAGGTCAAGATTTCTACGTAGAAGAGGCAAAGTGCGCCGCTTGAAGTATACTTGGAAGTCTGCTGCATATCATTCAATTAGGAAAAGAAGTACCGATAAGAAAGACCAGCCGTGCCGTCAATTTAATCCATGCAACTGCAAAACTGCTTGCGGGAAGGAATGTACTTGTTTGCTAAACGGGACTTGCTGCGAGAAGTACTGCGG TTGCCCAAAGAGCTGCAAGAACAGGTTTAGAGGTTGTCATTGTGCCAAAAGCCAGTGTCGGAGCCGTCAATGTCCGTGCTTTGCTGCAGATCGGGAATGTGATCCTGATGTTTGTAGGAATTGCTGGGTCAT TGGTGGGGATGGTACGCTTGGGGTCCCTAGCCAAAGAGGCGATAATTATGAGTGCAGGAATATGAAATTACTCCTGAAACAACAACAAAGG GTTTTACTTGGAATATCTGATGTATCTGGTTGGGGAGCTTTCCTAAAG AACAGTGTAAGTAAACACGAATATCTCGGGGAATACACAGGAGAGCTGATATCACATAAAGAAGCAGATAAACGAGGGAAGATATATGATCGCGAGAATTCCTCTTTTCTCTTTAATCTAAATGATCAG TTTGTGCTAGATGCTTATAGGAAAGGAGACAAACTGAAGTTCGCCAATCATTCCCCTGAACCTAACTGTTACGCAAAG GTCATTATGGTTGCTGGAGATCATAGAGTGGGTATTTTTGCAAAGGAGAGGATATTGGCTGGAGAAGAACTGTTTTATGATTACAGGTATGAGCCAGATCGAGCTCCTGCTTGGGCCAGAAAACCTGAAGCTTCAGGTTCTAAGAAAGATGAGAATGTTACACCTTCTGTTGGTAGACCCAAGAAGGTTGCTTAG